A part of Pararhizobium sp. A13 genomic DNA contains:
- the tolQ gene encoding protein TolQ, which produces MEQVGLAAATTDVTLWSLFMEAGFVVKLVMLGLIGASVWTWAIVVDKTLKYGKVRRQLDAFEQVFWSGQSLEELYRTLSDRQTSGMGAIFVSAMREWKKSFERGARSPIGLQMRIDRAMDVTLSRESEVLEARLGSLATIGSAGPFVGLFGTVVGIMTSFQAIAGSKSTNLAVVAPGIAEALLATAIGLLAAIPAVIAYNKFSADAGKITSRMEGFADEFSAILSRQIDEKLQQPRQAAQ; this is translated from the coding sequence ATGGAACAGGTTGGATTGGCTGCGGCGACGACGGACGTAACGCTGTGGTCGCTTTTCATGGAAGCGGGTTTCGTCGTCAAGCTGGTGATGCTGGGGCTGATTGGTGCCTCCGTCTGGACCTGGGCGATCGTCGTCGACAAGACGCTGAAATACGGCAAGGTTCGCCGCCAGCTGGATGCCTTCGAACAGGTGTTCTGGTCGGGACAGTCCCTTGAGGAACTGTATCGGACACTGTCCGACCGACAGACTTCCGGCATGGGCGCGATCTTCGTTTCCGCCATGCGCGAGTGGAAGAAATCCTTCGAGCGCGGTGCCCGTTCGCCGATCGGCCTGCAGATGCGTATCGACCGGGCGATGGATGTCACGCTTTCGCGGGAGTCCGAAGTGCTCGAAGCGCGGCTCGGCTCGCTTGCCACCATCGGCTCGGCCGGTCCGTTCGTCGGCCTGTTCGGTACGGTCGTCGGTATCATGACCTCGTTCCAGGCGATCGCCGGTTCGAAGTCGACAAACCTTGCCGTCGTCGCGCCCGGTATCGCCGAGGCGCTGCTTGCCACCGCCATCGGCCTTCTGGCCGCTATCCCCGCGGTTATCGCCTACAACAAGTTCTCCGCCGACGCCGGCAAGATCACCTCTCGCATGGAAGGTTTTGCCGACGAGTTCTCGGCCATCCTGTCGCGCCAGATCGACGAGAAGCTGCAGCAGCCGCGCCAGGCCGCGCAGTAA
- the ybgC gene encoding tol-pal system-associated acyl-CoA thioesterase, with translation MTLIALSGELTDHGHRLVQRVYYEDTDFSGVVYHARYLHFMERARTDYLRLLGVEQATLAIEGDAEGLVFVVHRMEIDFKAPARMDDILTITTTTEKAGGAKMVLGQEIRREGTLLIAAKVIIAVINGQGRPRRLPEALGKKFLGQG, from the coding sequence ATGACGTTGATCGCACTTTCCGGCGAACTGACAGATCACGGGCACCGGCTGGTGCAGCGGGTCTACTACGAAGACACCGATTTCTCCGGCGTCGTCTATCATGCCCGTTACCTGCATTTCATGGAGCGGGCCCGCACCGACTATCTGCGGCTTTTGGGTGTCGAGCAGGCGACCTTGGCGATCGAGGGGGACGCGGAAGGTCTCGTCTTCGTCGTCCATCGCATGGAAATCGACTTCAAGGCGCCGGCGCGCATGGACGACATCCTGACGATCACCACGACGACTGAAAAGGCGGGCGGTGCCAAGATGGTGCTGGGCCAGGAAATCCGCCGCGAAGGCACGCTTTTGATCGCCGCCAAGGTGATCATTGCCGTGATCAACGGACAGGGCCGGCCGCGCCGGCTGCCGGAAGCGCTGGGAAAGAAGTTTTTGGGGCAGGGCTGA
- a CDS encoding NAD-dependent epimerase/dehydratase family protein, which produces MKIAVLGGDGFVGWPTALHLSDAGHDIHILDNLSRRWIDTELGVQSLTPMDSIQERTRIWHTETGRRIHFHLIDLARDYELLKNWLAENRPDAIIHFAEQRAAPYSMKSDRHKNYTVNNNVNATHNLLNALVEIGLDAHLVHLGTMGVYGYSTVGAAIPEGYLPVGIETQDGRTVAQEILYPANPGSIYHMTKCLDQLLFQFYAKNDGVRITDLHQGIVWGTHTEQTRRHTQLINRFDYDGDYGTVLNRFLIQAAIGYPLTVHGTGGQTRAFIHIQDSVRCIELALMNPPQRGARVEIFNQMTETHRIRDLAEMIAGLTGSEIAWLPNPRKEAAENDLVVHNEKFRELGLNPTTLQNGLLAEIVDVGKKYAYRVDRSRVPAVSAWTKDIATKINHDPEGRRLKSVS; this is translated from the coding sequence ATGAAGATTGCTGTCCTTGGCGGTGATGGCTTCGTCGGCTGGCCGACGGCCCTGCATTTGTCCGATGCCGGGCATGACATTCACATTCTCGACAATCTCTCGCGGCGGTGGATCGACACCGAACTCGGGGTCCAATCTCTCACCCCGATGGATTCCATTCAGGAGCGGACCCGCATCTGGCACACCGAAACCGGCCGCCGGATCCATTTTCACCTGATCGATCTCGCTCGCGATTACGAGCTCCTCAAAAACTGGCTCGCCGAAAATCGCCCTGACGCCATCATCCACTTCGCCGAGCAGCGCGCAGCCCCCTATTCGATGAAGAGCGACCGGCACAAGAACTACACGGTCAACAATAACGTCAATGCCACGCATAACCTCCTGAACGCCTTGGTCGAGATCGGCCTCGACGCGCATCTCGTTCATCTCGGCACCATGGGCGTCTATGGCTATTCGACCGTAGGTGCCGCGATCCCGGAAGGCTATCTGCCGGTTGGTATCGAGACGCAGGACGGCCGCACCGTCGCCCAGGAAATCCTCTACCCGGCCAATCCCGGCTCGATCTACCACATGACCAAATGCCTCGATCAGCTGCTGTTCCAGTTCTACGCCAAAAACGATGGCGTGCGGATCACCGATCTGCACCAGGGCATCGTCTGGGGCACGCATACCGAACAGACCCGCCGCCACACCCAGCTGATCAACCGTTTCGACTATGACGGCGACTACGGCACCGTGCTCAACCGTTTCCTCATCCAGGCGGCGATCGGCTATCCGCTGACGGTGCACGGCACCGGCGGCCAGACCCGCGCCTTCATCCATATCCAGGATTCGGTGCGCTGCATCGAACTCGCTTTGATGAACCCGCCCCAGCGCGGCGCCCGTGTCGAAATCTTCAACCAGATGACCGAAACACACCGAATTCGCGACCTTGCCGAAATGATCGCCGGCCTGACCGGCTCCGAGATCGCCTGGCTGCCCAACCCGCGCAAGGAAGCCGCCGAAAACGATCTCGTCGTGCACAACGAGAAGTTCCGTGAGCTCGGCCTCAATCCGACCACGCTTCAGAATGGCCTGCTTGCGGAAATCGTCGACGTCGGCAAGAAATACGCTTATCGCGTCGACCGCAGCCGCGTGCCGGCCGTTTCGGCCTGGACGAAGGACATCGCCACCAAGATCAATCACGATCCGGAAGGCCGGAGGCTGAAATCGGTTTCATGA
- a CDS encoding glycosyltransferase — MTQPALVSEGITPSGPAGSRSAFVTLVTNADYAMGATALARSIRLTDTSADMVVLHTGGVEPDRLVPIADLGCRLVATDLLPLSDAFNERHARKSIHHTAPFTKGRKPDFHSPLDNFCKLRLWQLTEYDRCIFIDADALVLKNIDRYFAYPEFSAAPNVYESLADFHRLNSGVFVAAPSLSTFEAMLTRLDAPDAFWPRTDQTFLQNFFPDWHGLPVTMNMLQYVWFNMPALWDWASIGVLHYQYEKPWEKDHPKEERLQPLIDLWHAFFTGENIPEITNLPNPDLPNPD, encoded by the coding sequence ATGACGCAACCCGCTCTGGTTTCAGAGGGCATCACCCCTTCCGGTCCCGCCGGATCGCGTAGTGCGTTCGTCACGCTGGTGACGAACGCCGACTACGCCATGGGAGCGACCGCGCTTGCCCGCTCCATACGCTTGACAGACACCAGCGCCGATATGGTCGTCCTTCACACCGGTGGCGTCGAACCCGATCGGCTCGTCCCGATTGCCGATCTCGGCTGTCGCCTCGTCGCCACCGACCTCTTGCCGCTGTCGGACGCCTTCAACGAACGTCATGCGCGCAAGAGCATCCATCACACCGCCCCTTTTACCAAAGGCCGCAAACCCGATTTCCACTCGCCACTCGACAACTTCTGCAAGCTGCGGCTCTGGCAGCTGACGGAATACGATCGCTGCATCTTCATCGATGCTGACGCGCTGGTCCTGAAGAACATCGACCGCTATTTCGCCTATCCCGAATTTTCCGCAGCACCCAACGTCTACGAGAGCCTTGCCGACTTTCATCGATTGAACTCGGGCGTTTTCGTAGCCGCCCCGTCGCTTTCAACCTTCGAAGCCATGTTGACACGGCTGGATGCACCCGATGCCTTCTGGCCACGCACCGACCAAACCTTTCTGCAAAATTTCTTCCCCGACTGGCACGGCCTGCCCGTCACGATGAACATGCTGCAATATGTCTGGTTCAACATGCCGGCGCTGTGGGACTGGGCGTCGATCGGCGTGCTGCACTACCAATACGAAAAACCTTGGGAAAAGGACCACCCGAAAGAAGAAAGGCTGCAACCTCTGATCGATCTCTGGCATGCTTTCTTCACCGGCGAAAACATCCCGGAGATTACCAACCTGCCAAATCCGGACCTGCCAAACCCGGACTGA
- a CDS encoding NAD(P)-dependent oxidoreductase, translating to MTRVLVSGGTGYAGRFIVEHLLAGGYKVTVGGRTAPEPGFFSKDVPFVPLILDPEADQIEAFDHIYYFVHAAFDHLPGKYRGGEGDDPDGFRRANLDGSVRLFETARDAGVRRCVFLSSRAAYGPQAAGALLTEDMPAKPHTLYGEVKLQAERSLLSLCGHGFVTTSLRATGIYGPSGPGRKHKWAALFENYLSGTIVGHRAATEVHGEDVAKAVRLMLEADAMRINGETFNVSDILTDNHEILSILQRVTHCPHPLPEAADADSAAYNPMGTCKIEALGWKPGGRDLLRWTVEQLAS from the coding sequence ATGACCCGCGTTCTCGTTTCCGGCGGCACCGGCTATGCCGGCCGCTTCATCGTCGAGCACCTGCTGGCAGGCGGCTACAAGGTCACCGTCGGCGGCCGCACCGCGCCCGAACCGGGCTTCTTTTCGAAGGACGTTCCCTTCGTTCCCCTGATCCTCGATCCCGAAGCAGACCAGATCGAGGCCTTCGACCATATCTACTATTTTGTCCACGCGGCCTTCGACCACCTGCCGGGCAAATATCGCGGCGGCGAAGGCGACGATCCAGACGGGTTCCGCCGCGCCAATCTGGACGGAAGCGTGCGGCTTTTCGAAACCGCGCGCGATGCCGGTGTTCGCCGCTGTGTTTTCCTGTCGAGCCGTGCCGCCTATGGCCCGCAAGCAGCCGGTGCTCTTCTGACGGAAGACATGCCTGCCAAGCCCCATACGCTGTACGGCGAGGTAAAGCTGCAGGCCGAACGCAGCCTTCTTTCGCTTTGCGGCCACGGCTTCGTCACGACAAGTCTCAGAGCGACTGGCATCTACGGTCCCTCGGGGCCGGGCCGAAAACACAAATGGGCTGCGCTTTTTGAGAACTACCTGTCAGGAACGATCGTCGGGCACCGTGCCGCGACGGAAGTACATGGCGAGGATGTCGCCAAAGCCGTGCGGCTGATGCTTGAGGCCGACGCCATGCGGATCAATGGCGAGACCTTCAACGTGTCGGATATCCTAACTGACAACCACGAAATCCTCTCCATCCTTCAGCGGGTGACCCACTGTCCGCATCCGCTGCCGGAAGCAGCGGATGCGGACAGTGCCGCCTATAATCCGATGGGAACCTGCAAGATCGAGGCACTGGGCTGGAAGCCTGGCGGCAGAGATTTGCTGCGGTGGACGGTTGAACAGCTCGCTTCATAA
- a CDS encoding metallophosphoesterase, whose amino-acid sequence MATGAYAVGIEPARQPRVTRYRLVPNNWPAGLKLRLVVLADIHACTPWMSPRRIGEICEQANGLGGDMILLLGDFLSGMRLSAGHVAPEDWARELARLSAPLGVHAVLGNHDWLDDPGAMAAGKGPTLVHGALSSINVAVYDNRAVCLEKDGRSFWLAGLADQIGPWPGMDDLPATMAQISGEAPVILMAHEPDVFPTVPDRVSLTLSGHTHGGQIRVFGYSPIVPSRFRNRYAYGHIVEDNRNLIVSGGLGTSIMPFRLGSPPEIVVVDLG is encoded by the coding sequence ATGGCGACCGGCGCTTATGCCGTCGGGATAGAGCCGGCCCGGCAGCCGCGCGTAACGCGGTATCGTCTCGTCCCGAACAATTGGCCGGCCGGATTGAAATTGAGGCTGGTCGTGCTTGCAGACATTCATGCCTGCACACCCTGGATGTCGCCTCGGCGGATCGGCGAGATCTGCGAGCAGGCCAACGGTCTTGGTGGTGACATGATCCTGCTGCTGGGGGACTTTTTGTCCGGCATGCGATTAAGCGCCGGCCATGTCGCGCCGGAGGATTGGGCCCGCGAGCTCGCCCGTCTGTCGGCACCGCTCGGCGTCCACGCGGTGCTGGGCAATCATGACTGGTTGGACGATCCGGGAGCGATGGCTGCCGGAAAGGGACCGACACTTGTTCACGGCGCGCTTTCATCGATCAATGTAGCGGTCTACGACAATCGCGCGGTGTGTTTAGAGAAGGATGGCCGTTCGTTCTGGCTCGCAGGGCTTGCGGATCAGATCGGGCCATGGCCGGGGATGGATGACCTGCCCGCAACGATGGCGCAGATCAGCGGGGAGGCACCCGTTATCCTGATGGCGCATGAGCCGGATGTTTTTCCGACGGTGCCGGATCGCGTATCACTGACCCTTTCGGGGCACACGCATGGCGGACAAATCCGTGTCTTTGGCTATTCTCCCATCGTCCCATCACGCTTCCGCAACCGCTATGCTTATGGCCATATCGTCGAGGATAACCGTAACCTGATCGTTTCCGGCGGACTCGGCACGTCGATCATGCCCTTTCGTCTCGGTTCGCCGCCGGAAATCGTCGTCGTAGACCTCGGCTGA
- the ruvB gene encoding Holliday junction branch migration DNA helicase RuvB translates to MTDAARLITPEKRGEDLDTTLRPQSLDEFTGQAEARANLKVFIEAAKNRGEALDHVLFVGPPGLGKTTLAQIMAKELGVNFRSTSGPVIAKAGDLAALLTNLEDRDVLFIDEIHRLNPAVEEILYPAMEDFQLDLIIGEGPAARSVKIDLSKFTLVAATTRLGLLTTPLRDRFGIPVRLSFYTVEELELIVRRGARLMGLGMTDDGAREIARRSRGTPRIAGRLLRRVRDFAEVAKAEAVTKQIADEALTRLLVDNMGLDQLDKRYLTMIALNFGGGPVGIETIAAGLSEPRDAIEDIIEPYMIQQGFIQRTPRGRVLTANAWKHLGLQVPKDLETTQFRLFQEDD, encoded by the coding sequence ATGACCGATGCCGCACGTCTGATCACACCGGAAAAGCGGGGCGAGGACCTCGATACGACGCTGCGGCCGCAGTCGCTCGACGAGTTCACCGGTCAGGCGGAGGCGCGTGCCAATCTCAAGGTGTTCATCGAGGCGGCGAAGAACCGCGGCGAGGCGTTGGATCACGTGCTGTTCGTCGGCCCGCCCGGCCTCGGCAAGACGACGCTGGCGCAGATCATGGCCAAGGAACTCGGCGTCAATTTCCGCTCGACCTCGGGACCGGTGATCGCCAAGGCGGGCGATCTCGCGGCGCTTCTAACCAATCTCGAAGACCGCGATGTGCTGTTCATCGATGAAATCCACCGGCTCAACCCGGCGGTCGAGGAAATCCTCTATCCGGCGATGGAGGACTTTCAGCTCGACCTGATCATCGGCGAAGGACCGGCGGCGCGCTCGGTGAAGATCGACCTGTCCAAGTTTACGCTGGTCGCCGCCACCACGCGGCTCGGCCTTCTGACGACGCCGTTGCGCGATCGTTTCGGCATTCCGGTGCGGTTGAGCTTCTATACGGTCGAAGAACTGGAGCTGATCGTTCGGCGCGGCGCCCGGCTGATGGGGCTTGGCATGACCGACGACGGTGCCCGCGAAATTGCCCGACGCTCGCGCGGAACGCCGCGTATTGCCGGCAGGCTGTTGCGCCGGGTGCGCGATTTCGCCGAGGTGGCAAAGGCCGAAGCCGTTACCAAGCAGATCGCCGACGAGGCGCTGACGCGGCTTCTGGTCGACAATATGGGACTGGATCAATTGGACAAGCGCTATCTGACCATGATCGCGCTCAATTTCGGCGGCGGTCCCGTCGGCATTGAAACGATCGCTGCCGGGCTTTCGGAGCCGCGCGATGCGATCGAGGACATCATCGAGCCCTATATGATCCAGCAGGGTTTTATCCAGCGTACGCCGCGCGGACGTGTTTTGACCGCAAATGCATGGAAACATCTTGGATTGCAGGTGCCGAAGGATCTGGAAACCACCCAGTTCCGCCTGTTCCAAGAGGACGATTGA
- a CDS encoding type II toxin-antitoxin system VapC family toxin, translating into MVFGLDTNIVIRLFIDDDPVQRAAALKFGEGLGRDYSAFVTLIGLLELDWAFRSQYGYNRKDVTFAIDRLLHTRGLIVENHTLVVKALRLVEKNNADFADAVIACRSFEEGCHSTKTFDVKAARKVPGMELLA; encoded by the coding sequence ATGGTGTTCGGGCTCGATACGAATATTGTGATACGGCTTTTCATCGATGACGATCCGGTACAGCGCGCAGCGGCACTCAAGTTCGGAGAAGGTCTTGGACGGGACTATTCGGCTTTTGTCACGCTTATCGGATTGCTGGAGCTTGATTGGGCCTTTCGGTCGCAATACGGGTACAATAGGAAAGATGTTACGTTTGCCATTGACAGGCTGCTTCACACGCGGGGGCTCATCGTCGAGAACCACACGCTTGTCGTAAAGGCTCTTCGGCTTGTCGAAAAAAACAATGCAGATTTTGCAGATGCCGTGATTGCCTGCCGCTCGTTTGAGGAAGGTTGTCACTCCACCAAGACCTTCGATGTGAAGGCCGCACGCAAAGTCCCCGGAATGGAACTCCTCGCATGA
- a CDS encoding AbrB/MazE/SpoVT family DNA-binding domain-containing protein: protein MWWEVTLSSKGQVTIPKEMREALNLRPGDQLIYSVVDGEVVLTPKNIDFNDLAGLLGKPPKGRATLEEIDAAVLKGGGENVVDTQDDHEADAAA, encoded by the coding sequence ATGTGGTGGGAAGTTACGCTTTCGTCGAAGGGCCAGGTGACCATCCCGAAGGAGATGAGGGAGGCTTTGAATCTCCGGCCCGGAGATCAGTTGATCTATTCCGTCGTTGACGGCGAGGTCGTCCTTACCCCGAAAAATATCGATTTCAATGATCTTGCCGGTTTGCTGGGAAAGCCCCCTAAGGGGCGGGCAACACTGGAGGAAATCGACGCTGCAGTCTTGAAGGGTGGCGGCGAGAATGTAGTCGATACACAAGACGACCATGAAGCGGACGCCGCCGCGTGA
- the ruvA gene encoding Holliday junction branch migration protein RuvA → MIGKLKGTIDEIGDDHVVLDVHGVGYVAHCSSRTLSKLGSPGEAVILFIETYVREDQLRLFGFLTALEREWFRLLQSVQGVGSKVALAVLSVLTPGELANAIALQDKTSVSRAPGVGPKVAVRIVTELKNKAPAFAGEAAANIGLKQELGEGVAAAPVADAVSALSNLGYSRDQAANAVAAALKNGGEGADSAKLIRLGLKELAR, encoded by the coding sequence ATGATCGGCAAACTCAAGGGAACGATCGACGAGATCGGCGACGACCACGTCGTTCTCGACGTGCACGGCGTCGGCTATGTCGCCCATTGCTCGTCGCGCACATTGTCGAAGCTAGGCTCTCCGGGTGAAGCCGTCATTCTGTTCATTGAGACCTATGTGCGCGAGGACCAGTTGCGGCTGTTCGGCTTTCTGACGGCGCTGGAGCGGGAGTGGTTCCGGCTGCTGCAGAGCGTTCAGGGCGTCGGGTCCAAGGTGGCGCTGGCGGTACTCTCGGTTCTGACGCCCGGCGAACTGGCGAATGCGATCGCCCTGCAGGACAAGACGTCCGTGTCGCGGGCGCCGGGTGTCGGCCCGAAGGTCGCGGTGCGTATCGTTACCGAACTGAAGAACAAGGCGCCCGCCTTTGCCGGCGAGGCGGCGGCCAATATCGGCCTGAAGCAGGAGCTTGGCGAAGGTGTCGCTGCAGCACCGGTGGCTGATGCGGTGTCGGCGTTGAGCAATCTCGGCTACTCGCGCGATCAGGCGGCAAACGCTGTTGCCGCGGCGTTGAAGAATGGCGGCGAGGGCGCCGACAGCGCTAAGCTGATCCGGCTGGGGTTGAAGGAACTGGCGCGATGA
- a CDS encoding type II toxin-antitoxin system VapC family toxin: MATLIDTNVLIDVFHTGSAFEDWSALRLADARRNGPVVINPLIYAEMAAGFAFSGALEAALSPSAFLREDLPWDAAYAAGQAFLQYKKSGGDKRSPLPDFYIGAHAAVRGYRLLTRDPVRYKTYFPSVELITPETYP, from the coding sequence ATGGCGACATTGATCGACACAAATGTGCTGATCGATGTGTTCCATACGGGCAGCGCCTTCGAGGATTGGTCGGCGTTGCGCTTGGCGGACGCAAGGCGCAACGGTCCTGTGGTGATTAATCCGCTGATCTATGCGGAAATGGCGGCCGGTTTCGCCTTTTCCGGTGCGCTTGAAGCAGCGCTCTCGCCGTCGGCTTTCCTGCGGGAAGATTTGCCCTGGGATGCGGCCTATGCTGCCGGCCAGGCTTTTCTCCAGTACAAGAAATCAGGGGGCGACAAGCGTTCGCCGTTGCCCGATTTCTATATCGGGGCCCACGCCGCCGTACGCGGTTATCGGCTTTTGACGAGAGATCCTGTGCGCTACAAAACCTATTTCCCTTCCGTCGAACTGATCACGCCGGAAACCTACCCATGA
- a CDS encoding AbrB/MazE/SpoVT family DNA-binding domain-containing protein, producing the protein MRVTEKGQVTIPKNVRTNLGIEPGADVEFILKGNQAILRRVEPAKAGIERAVQEFTDHLNRHKGTMSLGGMDGDDFYRMLRD; encoded by the coding sequence ATGCGCGTCACCGAAAAAGGCCAGGTCACCATCCCGAAGAATGTGCGAACGAACCTCGGCATCGAGCCGGGGGCCGATGTCGAATTCATTCTGAAGGGCAATCAGGCCATTTTGCGGCGTGTCGAGCCCGCTAAGGCCGGCATCGAACGCGCCGTCCAGGAATTTACCGACCATTTGAACCGCCACAAGGGAACGATGAGTCTCGGCGGTATGGACGGCGATGATTTCTACAGAATGCTGAGAGACTGA
- the ruvC gene encoding crossover junction endodeoxyribonuclease RuvC produces the protein MQNTIRIIGIDPGLRRTGWGVIDTLGNSLRFVASGTVTSDGEMDLASRLCQLHDGLADVIHSHKPDEAAVEQTFVNKDAVATLKLGQARGIAMLVPARAGLPVAEYAPNAVKKAVIGVGHGEKQQIHMMLKILMPRAEFKGNDAADALAIAICHAHNRGAARMRMAALAG, from the coding sequence ATGCAAAACACGATTCGAATCATCGGCATCGATCCGGGGCTTCGCCGTACCGGCTGGGGCGTCATCGACACGCTTGGCAACTCCTTGCGCTTCGTTGCTTCCGGTACAGTGACATCCGACGGCGAGATGGACCTCGCGTCGCGTCTTTGCCAGTTGCATGACGGATTGGCGGACGTGATCCACAGCCACAAGCCGGACGAGGCGGCTGTCGAGCAGACCTTCGTCAACAAGGATGCGGTGGCGACGCTGAAACTCGGACAAGCGCGCGGTATCGCCATGCTGGTACCGGCGCGGGCAGGCTTGCCGGTCGCTGAATATGCGCCGAATGCGGTGAAGAAGGCGGTGATCGGCGTCGGTCACGGCGAGAAGCAGCAGATCCACATGATGCTGAAAATCCTGATGCCGAGGGCCGAATTCAAGGGCAATGACGCGGCCGATGCGCTGGCGATCGCCATCTGCCATGCGCACAATCGCGGTGCGGCACGAATGCGGATGGCGGCGCTCGCTGGTTGA
- a CDS encoding LLM class flavin-dependent oxidoreductase: MVPFSILDLSPITQGASASEALQNSRRLAQEAEAAGYKRFWLAEHHGMKGIASAATSIVISHVAAGTKTIRVGSGGIMLPNHSPLVIAEQFGTLAALYPGRIDLGLGRAPGTDMRTASALRRNMEASANNFPNDVVELQALLGPAKEDQALIAVPGADSNVPIWLLGSSHFSAHLAGMLGLPFAFASHFAPDMLLSALEIYRERFEPSQYLDQPHAMVGIMGVAADTDDEASHLFTSMQQSFVALRRNARGQFPPPVASMDGLWSETEKIFVDHAMTYAVVGGPDTIRTKLDRFLDQTQADELIISMPIYDMDARLKSVRLFAEAQQQLAKAA; encoded by the coding sequence ATGGTCCCCTTTTCCATCCTCGACCTCTCCCCGATCACCCAAGGGGCAAGCGCGTCTGAGGCTCTGCAGAATTCACGCCGCCTGGCGCAGGAGGCGGAAGCGGCGGGCTACAAGCGCTTCTGGCTGGCCGAACATCACGGCATGAAAGGCATTGCCAGTGCCGCAACGTCGATCGTCATTTCCCATGTGGCGGCCGGCACGAAGACGATCCGGGTCGGCTCCGGCGGCATCATGCTGCCGAACCATTCGCCGCTGGTGATTGCCGAGCAATTCGGCACGCTCGCAGCACTATATCCCGGCCGCATCGATCTCGGCCTGGGTCGCGCGCCGGGAACCGACATGCGCACCGCCTCGGCCCTTCGCCGCAACATGGAGGCAAGCGCCAACAATTTCCCCAACGATGTCGTCGAATTGCAGGCGCTGCTCGGGCCTGCGAAGGAAGATCAGGCCCTGATCGCCGTTCCCGGCGCCGACAGCAACGTGCCGATCTGGCTGCTCGGCTCCAGCCATTTCAGCGCCCATCTCGCCGGCATGCTCGGCCTGCCCTTCGCCTTCGCCTCGCATTTCGCGCCCGATATGCTTTTGTCGGCGCTGGAGATCTATCGCGAGCGCTTCGAGCCGTCGCAATATCTTGACCAGCCGCATGCCATGGTCGGCATCATGGGTGTCGCCGCCGATACCGATGATGAGGCCAGCCACCTCTTCACCTCGATGCAGCAATCCTTCGTGGCGCTTCGCCGCAATGCACGCGGCCAGTTCCCGCCGCCTGTGGCTTCGATGGACGGGCTGTGGAGCGAGACGGAGAAGATCTTCGTCGATCATGCCATGACCTATGCGGTCGTCGGCGGCCCGGACACGATCAGGACGAAACTCGACCGCTTCCTCGACCAGACGCAGGCCGACGAGCTGATCATTTCCATGCCGATCTACGACATGGACGCGCGGCTGAAATCGGTGCGTCTGTTTGCCGAGGCGCAACAGCAACTGGCAAAGGCCGCATAA
- a CDS encoding YebC/PmpR family DNA-binding transcriptional regulator, whose product MAGHSQFKNIMHRKGRQDAVRSKMFSKLAREITVAVKGGLPDPTMNARLRLAIQNAKAQSMPKDNIERAIKKGSGADGENYEAVRYEGYGPGGVAVIVEALTDNRNRTASNVRSTFTKAGGALGETGSVSFSFDRVGEISYKPSVGSADKVMDAAIEAGAEDVTTDEDGHYIVCGFEDIGEVSKALEATLGEADTVKAIWRAQNTVPVDEERAQSLMKLIDTLEDDDDVQNVYTNFEVSDEVMAKLSA is encoded by the coding sequence ATGGCCGGCCATTCACAGTTTAAAAACATCATGCACCGCAAGGGCCGCCAGGACGCAGTGCGGTCGAAAATGTTCTCCAAGCTTGCGCGCGAAATCACCGTCGCGGTCAAGGGCGGTTTGCCTGACCCGACCATGAACGCGCGTCTGCGCCTGGCGATCCAGAACGCCAAGGCACAGTCGATGCCGAAGGACAATATCGAGCGCGCCATCAAGAAGGGCTCCGGTGCTGACGGTGAAAACTACGAGGCCGTGCGCTATGAGGGTTACGGTCCCGGTGGCGTCGCCGTCATCGTCGAGGCGCTGACCGACAATCGCAACCGCACCGCCTCCAACGTCCGCTCGACCTTCACCAAGGCTGGCGGCGCGCTCGGCGAAACCGGATCTGTCTCCTTCTCCTTCGACCGCGTCGGCGAAATCTCCTACAAGCCGTCGGTCGGCAGCGCCGACAAGGTCATGGACGCCGCGATCGAGGCCGGCGCCGAAGACGTGACGACCGACGAGGACGGCCACTACATCGTCTGCGGTTTCGAGGATATCGGCGAGGTTTCCAAGGCCTTGGAAGCAACACTCGGCGAAGCCGATACCGTCAAGGCGATCTGGCGGGCCCAAAACACCGTGCCGGTCGATGAAGAACGCGCCCAGTCGCTGATGAAACTGATAGACACGCTGGAAGACGACGACGACGTGCAGAACGTCTACACCAACTTCGAAGTCTCCGACGAAGTCATGGCCAAGCTTTCGGCCTGA